The Chloroflexus aggregans DSM 9485 genome segment GGCGGTGGCGGCACCATACTGACGACCTCGTTCAAACGGCTCGCCGGCAACGGTGATCACGGGAAACATTAGTCACTTCCCTCTCTTCAACAAGAATATGGATGACCATATGCAACAATATCATCGAGTAACCGGTCTGCCAACCATTTTGTGCCGGTGGGTGCGCTCTTTTTGGCAACACCTTCACGCACACGGTGCTACTGCACGCAATTGCGCGACAAGATCGGGCAACAGTTCGAGCAAGGTCTCGATCTGTTCGGCGGTGGTATGACGACCTAGCGAAAATCGGATCGAGCCATTCGCTTCTTCGGGCGAAAGTCCCATCGCCAACAGGACGTGCGAGGGTTCCAGTGAACCAGATGTACAGGCGCTGCCTGAGCTGGCGCAGATGCCGCGCTGGTCGAGTAAGAGCAAGAGACTCTCGGTTTCAATACACGCAAAGCCGAGATTGACGATACTCGGCAATCGACAGGTTCGGTCGCCGTTGAGCCACGAGTGCGGAATACGCTGCAATACGCCACCGATCAGTCGCTCACTGAGTGTACGTAACTGATGGACATACTGTGCTCGCTCACGCTCGGCAATCGTTAACGCCGTTGCTAATCCGACAATGCCGGCAATGTTCTCTGTCCCGGCTCGCCGTCGGCGTTCTTGAGCACCACCGTTGATCTGCGGCACCAGTGGTGTGCCACGGCGCATGTAGAGTACTCCCACTCCCTGTGGACCGTAGAACTTATGGGCTGTCAGACTGAGTAAATCAACACCAAGCGCTTGCACATCCAGCGGCAATTGGCCGGGGGCCTGCACCGCATCGGTGTGGAATAACACCCCATGCTCGTGACAGATGGCGGCCAGTTCGGCAATCGGCTGGATCACTCCCGTCTCGTTATTAGCGTACATCACCGATACTAATGCCGTTTCGTGACGGATAGCAGCGCTTAGATCGGCAGGGTTGACCCGGCCACTCCGGTCGACGGGGAGAAGGGTCGCACGAAACCCTTCATACTCCACAAGGTAATCGATCGCGTGCAAGACAGCGTGATGTTCAACGGCACTACTGATCACGTGCGTCTTCCCGTGCGCACGTAGTGCCATAGCGACACCCTTGATCGCCAGATTAATGCTCTCGCTGCCGCCACCCGTAAAGACAATCTCCTTCGGTTGGCAGCCCAAGACGAACGCTACTTGTTCACGGGCATCGTCGAGCGCTTGCAATGCCGCTCGCCCTACTTGATGGATACTCGAGGCATTTCCACTCATCCCGCTCAAAAACGGCATCATTGCCTCGAGCACGCACGGGTCGAGCGGTGTCGTTGCGGCATAGTCGAAATACAGGAGGTGCTCAGGCATACACGACTCTCTACCGTGTGCGACGGGCACGAGCTTCGTCGCGTAAGACTTGCAGGTTTAATATTTCGGCTACTTCAAAACGGGGTGGTAATGCCCCTGCAATCGGTCGTAGGCGTAACACGGGCGGAAAGTACCCCATACGACCATGAAGTTCTGCCAACAGGGCGGCTGCACTAAAATTCAAAGACGGCAGATTGATCAAAATTTCTTCACTTTGCCACTGCTGCGGCGTCAATCCGGCAGCGTCGGCAAGAGCGATGATTTGTGGTTCGAGTGGTTGCTGCTGATCGATTTGACTGTTGATGTCGATTAGTTGAGCGATAGATTGACCGGTTAACGCAACTATTTGCTCTTGCTGAGCAGTTGTAATCGGATGCGCGTAATTTAAGACGATCATCTCCAAAAACCTTTCACTATGAAACTCTATTTTAACCTGACCTGACCAGATGAGCGCCGGGATATACTAACTGCCGGCGCTGCATTTACCCCTAGTTCCAAAGCTCATTTGTAAACAGAGCAAGGTATGTATCTGGTGCTAACGGGATGCGCTGTCCATTCCGATCCACAATCAGACCTTGTTGGTCGAGCCACGTCACAAAGGCTTGCCACCGCTGGCCGTCCATCACCCCCCACCGACCATCAGCGGTCAGCAGAGCGGGGGCGAGTTCATACAAACTTTCGGTCACAAAATCGCGATCCTGCAAGCTCGGGTGCTTAGCCTCCGTGATAAGTGCTGCCACGGCTTCATCGGGATGATGAACGGCGAAGCGGTAGCCCTCGGCAGTGGCATTCAATAATGCGCGCAGGGCATCTGGATGCGTGCGGAGTGCATCCGGGTGGGCCAACAATATCGGCGTGTAGCCGTAAGGAATGCCGTAGTCGTCGAGGTGGAAGGCGTTGAGAGCGATCCCGGCTCGACGGGCTTGCACCCCTTCCCACGGCATAAAGACCCATGTTGCATCGGCAACGCTGGTGAGCAATGTTTCCCAGATGCCGAGTTTGGGTGGAAAGATCTCATCGAATTCGCCCTTCCCTCCGTCGTTGCGGATCATCTGCGCTACGATTGCGCGCTCAAATCGTGCGTTGTACGAAGCGTAGCGACGACCATCAAGTTTGGCCGGTCGATCAATGCCGCTGTTGGCTAATGTCACAATCGCACTTGTGTCGCGTTGTGCTAGCGCTGCAATGGCAACCAACGATGGTTTGGTGGGGTGAAGATGGTAACTCAAAGCACTCTCCGAGGGAGCAATTGCCAATAACGCTCTTCCTGCTACCACCTTCGCAGCCGGTGTCGTCTGATAATTGTCCTCTTCCGGGGACAGCATGATCGGTTCGATTCCGGCGTCACGGTACCATCCCTTGGCAATAGCTACGTAGAACCCAATATGATTTGTGTTGGGTGTCCAATCGAGGGCTAAGGTAATAGGTGTTGACATACGCAACCTCCTTTTCAGGTTGATTGTTCGGTTATCACTGTCTTACCAACACCTGTGAGACGTGCAATCAGCCAGCCAAGTGTGAAGACCGGAATAGGCTGGGTGAAGGGGATGAACGCCTCAATCGCGGCTTTG includes the following:
- a CDS encoding ABC transporter substrate-binding protein, whose translation is MSTPITLALDWTPNTNHIGFYVAIAKGWYRDAGIEPIMLSPEEDNYQTTPAAKVVAGRALLAIAPSESALSYHLHPTKPSLVAIAALAQRDTSAIVTLANSGIDRPAKLDGRRYASYNARFERAIVAQMIRNDGGKGEFDEIFPPKLGIWETLLTSVADATWVFMPWEGVQARRAGIALNAFHLDDYGIPYGYTPILLAHPDALRTHPDALRALLNATAEGYRFAVHHPDEAVAALITEAKHPSLQDRDFVTESLYELAPALLTADGRWGVMDGQRWQAFVTWLDQQGLIVDRNGQRIPLAPDTYLALFTNELWN
- the csx15 gene encoding CRISPR-associated protein Csx15, which codes for MIVLNYAHPITTAQQEQIVALTGQSIAQLIDINSQIDQQQPLEPQIIALADAAGLTPQQWQSEEILINLPSLNFSAAALLAELHGRMGYFPPVLRLRPIAGALPPRFEVAEILNLQVLRDEARARRTR
- a CDS encoding cysteine desulfurase family protein, giving the protein MPEHLLYFDYAATTPLDPCVLEAMMPFLSGMSGNASSIHQVGRAALQALDDAREQVAFVLGCQPKEIVFTGGGSESINLAIKGVAMALRAHGKTHVISSAVEHHAVLHAIDYLVEYEGFRATLLPVDRSGRVNPADLSAAIRHETALVSVMYANNETGVIQPIAELAAICHEHGVLFHTDAVQAPGQLPLDVQALGVDLLSLTAHKFYGPQGVGVLYMRRGTPLVPQINGGAQERRRRAGTENIAGIVGLATALTIAERERAQYVHQLRTLSERLIGGVLQRIPHSWLNGDRTCRLPSIVNLGFACIETESLLLLLDQRGICASSGSACTSGSLEPSHVLLAMGLSPEEANGSIRFSLGRHTTAEQIETLLELLPDLVAQLRAVAPCA